CGACGTGTTGAAACCAGCAATAACATCATTGTCAGAAATACCGCCGATTCGGCCAATTATTAGGGCTAAACCAATGGCAATCAGGCCTGTATTCATTTTTTTGACAAAACCTAGGACAATTGCGAATAGTACGAAAAGTAGGGAAAGAACTCCTAAATTCATCATAAATACCTCCTATAAAAAGTATCAGAACCACCAGTCATTTGGACTACTACTTTGTAAAACCTATTACCTTTGGCCCGCCTTCCTTTTCTAACCGCTGGTCGTACCCCTGGCTTTTGTACCCACATGGCCGGTGATTACTAATTACGAAACTGAGTAAGGTGGTTCCCAAAGGTAACCAGCTCCTATACCTTGCTCGATTTCTTCTAGAGGGGAGGTGTGTTTTGAGTAAGCTTTTTGTGCTTAATATTCTAGTCCACTTGCTATCTTAATGCTGCTATCCCATCGACAAGTCAGTTTATTATCAATATTAAGCAAATCTAATATCCGGGAGACATGGTGGTCAACAATATCTTCCAAATTTGATGGGCTATTGTAATAGGCTGGCATGGGAGGAGCAATTATTATTCCCGCTCTAGTCAGCTTAAGCATGTTTTCCAGGTGAATCTCATTTAGCGGGGTTTCCCTCGGAACAAGGATTAGCCTCTTCTTCTCCTTCAGCATAACATCTGCTGAGCGGACAATAAGATTATCTGCGTGCCCGTGCGCTATTGCCGCTACGGTTTTCATACTACAAGGAGCAATAACCATG
This genomic stretch from Pelotomaculum isophthalicicum JI harbors:
- a CDS encoding UbiX family flavin prenyltransferase, whose translation is MRKIVIAISGATGATYGVRLLEVLSSLETIEVHLVISSWGEKTIALETNYTPNQVKKMATFCHDFRNQGAVIASGSFGVDSMVIAPCSMKTVAAIAHGHADNLIVRSADVMLKEKKRLILVPRETPLNEIHLENMLKLTRAGIIIAPPMPAYYNSPSNLEDIVDHHVSRILDLLNIDNKLTCRWDSSIKIASGLEY